The Sorex araneus isolate mSorAra2 chromosome X, mSorAra2.pri, whole genome shotgun sequence DNA segment CCAATCTCCgatgccccagggatcacactcagatgacccaccctactgcctccagataaatacttcatcggccgacctccactaccttcaCTATCCAGTCACttccacgctccaggccgctttccagacacttcGTAAAACACTTAATACCAATTTTCCATAgttagcacaccatatttgatggggttcaaatatggtgtgaaccatggggacACTTGTAATGGCAATTAGAGGACACCCAAAAAGCCTTCATTGctctggagagcccgggaagctaccccacccacatgacagagcctggcaagctacccatggtgtatttgatatgccaaaacagtaacaacaatgggcctcaatcccctgaccctgaaagaggccccagtaTGGCAGAGTTAAgtaggatgagcaaggagaagctgataaaatctcagggacaaactacaCTGCCAAAAcgaggactaaaatgactgtctgtactttcaacacatgtacactggcatGGAGGCAGCCAtctaggacctgatggtgcaagcgcaagaagatcaagtacatcattggtctgaccgaaacaagaagggATCGATCACATTATGACATTTTCAAAACTGgcgaagaattgttcctcggaacatgcgacaatagaggcgtcggtggtgtccttgtccttgtcaacacgaattggccatgagcattgattcattcgaatgcctaacaacccaaatcggacccttatgcttgaatagatgtggctcactgccagcagttgttatcttcatcgtctatgcaccaacatccaactaggatgaagaagaaattgagaagttctacatggagctggagaagttctttaaaaaagatgacaccttctacaagatcattgtcagtgattttaatgccaaaataggtcCGAgcaggtcgcctgaagaactccacaacAGGACATATGGCTAGAATGAAgtgaacagggtgagaaactgtctgagttcatcacgttgaccaagactatccatggtaactgacagttccaaaaggccaaatttaaatgctggacatgggatcGGACGAGacatgggatcagaccaccgtctccttcatgaaaaattctacttcacagagcggggataAAGGACTGCAAagcttaagtttaagaagagaactcccagaatgaccaccatctgggagctttttggcactattgtggcaacatgggaagatgccatcgttgacaatgTAAACAAGGAatacgatagactggttcagcacctccatgactgcatgagcaatgccaagagtgggaaagccacaaacagatgcctgtcatCAGAAACTCTGGTGCTctttcgccaatgtggtttggcacaagcttcaggcaatcacaagctagtATCCGaattcacaaagctgtgcagagaaacaataaaggaagacttcaaagagagaagagcagcagtgttggccaatgtagcagaagctgggaaaagtatatacaacgctcgcctgtcctttgccaactacaagaccaagatgactgccctccgacatcctgatggatctatcacatctttcacaagggcaatggagaagattattcacaacttctactcggatctcttcgatagccacatccacctacccacataccaaattccaaaggatggatatgtcgttcccaacattcacccttctgaaatctgacacaccattttgttggtaaagatgcatgcagcacctggtccagagaaggtcagacccaaacacctgaagaatctgctgccagtactcatcaatatactggttcagctcttcacacgctacctgtcagtatgcaaggttctgtcccaatggaaaaccagcaggaccattctcttgtacaagaaaggagacatccacaacatgggcaactattgcccaatctgcctgttatcagtcatctacaagttgttcactcgagtcatcctgaacagaataggcagaacaagccaggttccgaaaaggattcagcacgatcgaccatatccacacagtgaccaagctcattgaaattttaCGAGAGTTGAatatgccgctctgtctaacaatcatcagtttaaagaaggccttttattctgttgagactgaaaaggtcatcgaagccctagctaaacagggcattcaaactcagcacatcaagATCTTCCGAGAGCTGtatatggattcaccaccaggatctcaccattctataaggaagtgatcatcgacataaagagaagggttcaatagggtgataccatttcatcgaaactctttagtgccaccctcgagaacatcatgcaacgactggaatgggaagtaatgggaatgaagatagacgttcggcaactacaccacctctgcttcgctgatgacattgttctaataacaccaaacatttcccaagcagcacaaatgctggccaacttcaagtGTGAGTGTTgaaaggtcggactgtagctgaatctcaccaagataatgttcatgaaaaacgaactactacctgatgttccatttgctctcaatggaacatacatctccaaatgcagcagctatgtgtacctgggtcgagaattgaacatgagaaacgacttggaggtagaattttgcaggaggaagagagcagcaaggaacgccttcaagagcatcgaagaagttgttaagaggatgagtAAACTCCAGCTCCGAGCccatcttttcaattccatcgttcttcctgcactaacatgtacctccgagacctgggccctacgaaaactggatgagaacactattccggtatcccaaagaggaatcgaaagagctatgcttggaatatcacatttcactcaagtgagaaaaggaatccggagattctgacctctgtcgatgatcaagaatcagggatgctgtctcatttgccaacgcattaaaatcagatgggccggacacgtaatgcaatttttagatgaccgctggactagagctgttacccactggattccacaggacatcaaaacaatgcctggctgcccatctacgagatggtcaaacttcttcatcaagaccctgaacaaatggtttgaggctcttcgtgttcctagagggAACAAATGCCATtgggcacgtgacagggatgaatggagacatttctggtactcgctcgagcaaatagaagatcaacggaatgacaagtgatacaagtgattttcttcgatgtccattccactgtttctttcatgtcctcctttaatttgctggatgccttttccaccatttctttgagtttattgaacttcaacattttatctctgaattctttattcgagagatcatatttgtggttagcccctgttgaggcttccagattcttttctttatcctctcctcatggtggagatttgtgctgtttttttcatgttgttttggTAGTATGGAGATGGCACCTTCCaattcactatcagtattcccctcttgcTGTGAGAAAGTATTCTAGATGAGCTTGTCCCATATTGGTCGCCTTTTTCCCCTTTTAGAATACGTCCTTCTGCTCAGGTGTTCTTATGTAAGGCTTCCAGTGAAgattcagaggatgtgttcttttgtattaggcttgtacagcttcttgtgttcactggtCTTTTGATGAATTTGGAATAGACTAGTAGGctattggcctattgtgtttgagatagccaggatgttctccacagaattaAGTAATGGAGATTGAGATATGAATTCAGAGTGCTAGGAAAGCTCCTGCTGTGATGGCCACGCCCCTGCCGCGCTGTAGGTCCTGAGTGATGCTGGGAGGTTTTGCTATCCTGGGTCCAGGTTGGGGCATGTGCAGGAATGGGTCACTAGTTGGGGAAGTCCCCACACTGGTTTAGGGAGCCTGGGGAGTGCTGAGAGCAAGCTGGTGGCCTTGGAGGGGTGGTGCTGAAGGCAGGCTGCCGGTCTGGAATGCTGGGAAGAGTTTGGGTCTTGGTGGTGGGCTGGGGCACAGGCACGGGAGTGGGGCGCCGGCCTGggtggggggctcacacctgAGAGAATAGGCCGGTGGCGCTGGAGGGCTTCCATGGATTTTTGCATCGTAATTTTGTACCCTGTCACATTACTATacatgtttggttttgtttctaggAGTATTTTGATTGATTCTTCGGTGTTTTCTAGATATAGTATGATGTTATCTGAGAAcagtgatagttttatttttcaatccaAATACTCATATCTTTTCCTGgactaattgctatggcaaggaaTTCTAATACTAATTGAATACCGCTGGTGAGAGTgagaaaccttgtcttgtgcctgatattaGAGGGAAAGCGCAGAGTTTTTCAACAGTAATATGGTCAATAATATGGTCACTGTGAGTTCATAGTAAATGGCTTTAATtaaattgaggaaagttccttcaatccccattttattattattatcataaatgggtgtggatcctgtcaaatgctttctctgcatcaattaatatgattatatgatttttatttttctttctattgatgTGGTATATTACACTGATTGACTTGCACATGTTAAACAGTCCTTGGATTCTTGGGATAAATCagcttggtcatggtatatgatattTTTAGTATATTGTTAGATtcaatttgataatatttttaaggatctttgtgtctgtattCATCAGAGATAGAGGTCTAGAGTTAGCTTTTAAAGTggtgtttctgtctgcttttggtgtcagggtaatgtttgcttcatagaaactgcttAGGAGGGTTcctatttctttgattttctggaAGAGCCTGAGTAGGATTGGAAGTAGGTCTTCTTTAGacatttggaagaactcactggTGAACCAGCCTAAATccgggtttttgttttgggagaaaGTTTTGATTACCCATTTAGGTTTTCTTGGTAACAATGACTCTGTTCAGGTGTTGTTTCCTCTTGGTTCAGATTAGCTAGAAAGTtgtaatagtttaaaaaaattatccattttttctaggttctccaatttcatggcataaatattttcatagtaatccctgataatcctttgaatttctgttgtaTCTTTAGTTACATCTTCCCgttcatttctgattcattttattagtTCTTTGTGAGTCTAGATAAAGATATATcagttttgtttattctttcaaggaACAagatcttggttttattgatctttggaATTGTTTCCTTGTTTCCATTTCATTGacttttgctctaagttttattactgaCTCCCTTCTGCTTGCTTTgtgttccttttgttgttgttgttgtttccagCTGTGTGGTTAGGTTATTTTTTTTGGACCTTTGTGTACTCCTTTTTCTAAAGCTGaactttgtttctcttttgaaGTAATGAGTTAagtttagctttaaaaaaataatcaaagtatTACTGTTTTATATGAgttaaatgtttgtatttttaaaaaatatttagatgttTATAAACCTTTAAACACGCCACACCTGCTACTACTATACCCATCCATTATGAATTTcacccttttaaaattttgtgatttGAGTAGTTGATTGTATTTTAGCATGTGTATCTGAGCACATAtagaaatgtatatatttctgtatatttatatatttctgtagaaaaattttattattctctaATGACAGTGATCCTTATTCTCACATGGTAGCAACAAAGTCTTTTGATCACTCAGATTTCTAAGTTTCCTAATTACTTCCATTGAATAAAAGACACGATTTACTTTGAGactgttatatattttatattttatttatattacatatttttgaTCTATAATACTATAACGGTTGCATATGGACATAATTGCAACACCACATCTATCACCATTTTACCCATATCCCTTTCCCTCTAttatattttgctgttgtttgggggtcatccctggaagagctcaggatttccttctgcctctgtgcttgggaatcactcttggtggactcggggtaccatacaggatgctgggtactgaacctgggttgaccacatgcaaggaaaacaaacaccctaccagccattctatctctccggcccctctattATACTTTTAATCTAATGACTGCTTACTCATTAACAACAGCAATATAATCTAGTCATACAGATAATAGTCTCATTATCATCTCTGACTATGCGGCAATAATATATCAGATGTTAAACACCATTTTGTGACCagctcatctttattttttcctagaGTTGTCATTTTCTTggtctttgttttatattcttggtttttgggacacacatagctattctcagggatcactcttgttggtgcttggggaccacctgcagtactggggataaaacctgggtgtTGTCATGGAAAGAAACGGcctcaccctctgtactatctctctggcacctaaaACTGACTTTttcttaatcatttattttaggATTTGCCTATATGATATgttaaatctatgatttcattatccatttcagaaataaatatccGTGTgacaaactaaaatatatatatttttaatgatttagatggaaatattttttttctttttggttcacacctggcgatgcacaggggttactcctggctctgcactcaggaattacccctggccgtgctcaggggaccatatgggatgctgggatttgaacccgggttggccgcgtgcaaggcaaacgccctacctgctgtgctatctctccagcccctagatggaaatatttttaagaaacagttTGTGATTGTGTTTACACTTATGacatttgtaactttccatatctGTTGAGCATGATACATTTTACTAATTTGATCAAATAGCCAAGGATGCTGATGCTCTCCATATCATTTAAGATTGCAATGGTTATGTCATGAAAGTGgaggaaataaagtgaaaatatgaaAACCTTGTAAATACACAGTGGGAAAAGTACAGAAAATATAGCACTATTTTTCATAAGAGGTGGCTAGAGAAAACCATTTTACATATTCTTATATCCAATACATTTTCTGCTGTGTTAGCAAATGAAATTTGTTAagagagctttcttttttttaatgaaagaacaaTTCTAACTCTTTTGTTTAGCCACAGTTGCATAGGTATGTTCAATTTCCTTGTCTTCAGGGCACGTGTGGGTAAATTCTTCACGGGCATAGGCATTTTGGAGATAGCGCCAGACTCCTGAGAACTCTGCTGGAATTTCAAAGTTACGATATTTCTTGGCAGCAACCTAGGATTTTGGAAAAACAGAGTGAGGGTGGGGAGAGTGTAAATGGTGGTAATGAAAGGCATCAGTCTTATATCTATTGTatagagacattttattttttattattttttgttttgcttttaggttatacccaatggtgctcagggcttattcctaactctgtgctcaggaaacactcttaGCTGggttgtgggaccatatggggtgacggggatggaacacaggttggctgtttacaaggcaaacacccaatcaTCTGAATATTATCTGGCCCCTAGAGACATATTTTAACAGTAAAGATCATTGAGAACatcttactttaaaattattacaaaataaacTTGAGAAATCTCAGATTTCATTTTTTGCCATGAATTGGTAGCTATAAACTACCAATTGTGTTTATATTTAGCAACTGTCTTTACAAGAAAGAATACAggcaaaataatttgtatttctctaCTAAATTAAGAGTTCAATTAGGACCCCTACAGTGTCCTAATTCTGTATAcatactgtgtttggcatataacctgagaaaaatataaattctgtttAGTAAAATTTTGTTAAACCATCATCATACTAGCAGCCCTCATTATTTGCTCCTAGTTGTGACATAGACActgtttttggaatttttttgtttgggggccacacccagtagtgctcaatgTTTACTGCTGtctctcactcagggatcactcctggaggggctcagagaaccaaatggggtaccaggaatcaattctggatcaaccctatctgttgtactatacCTCTGGCTCCTGTTTAGGAATTTTACCCATCTTAGTtggttttagttgttttttttttctttttcggtcacacctggagatgctcagcggttactcctggatctgcactcaggaattactcctggcggtgctcgggggaccatatgggataacggggattgaacctggattggccgtgtgcaaggcaaatgcctcacccactgtactatcgctctgactccCATAATTTTACCAATCTTAATGTAATTTCTCAACAACTGTGTGAAATGGATGATATCTTTATTTCATAATAGAAGATATCTTCTGATTTAGGAAGAAATAATCAAGAAGTTTTAAACTTCCCAGGGGATGTCATTATGATTTTTCCTCTGAGAAGAAAATAAGATGGAGATATACTGTATATATAACAATGATGACAAAGTCATCATATACATCAATAGGTAACTGTACATTATACTGACAAAATCTCAGTTCCCTCCCAAACCACTGAGCCTGGTCTCTAAAGACTTACTTTAATGATGTTCAATTTGGGTAGTAGGCTGCAGTCAGCTAATGTCAGTTTATCTCCATCCAAGAACAATCTTCTGGAAACTCTGAGTTCTTCAGGGCTGTATGGATCAATTTCATCCAGAAGTGGGGTGTTTAAATAGTCATCCAGACGTTTAAATTCTCTGAGCAGAGACTTTTCAAAATCTGAGTAATAAAGTTATAGGTTTACTTATGAAAGTATTGTATTCATGATCGATATATTTTCCACATTTAGACTCatctatttatttgcttatacTGGCTCTTTGTAATCAAAATAGCTAGAATGCTCAACTATCCTCTAATAAGAGTTTGACTGTTAATGAAATGGTTCGtggaaatatatttgaaattttctcaaagaggtGCATTAGGAGAgttgaagaaacaatgaaaaatgaTATCTCATCACTCAACAGAAGAATCTGAAAGTAGAATTAGAGACAGCTCTTAAGACTCAGGATAGTAAACTTATTCAGCAATGTTTGTGAGACAGGGCAGGTGTTTTGGCTTAAGAAATCTTAAAGGTACACAGGGTACATTTTACATCCAATAAAAgttctttgaggggctggagcaataacacatcgggtagggcgtttgctttgcatgcggctgaccgaggttcgattcccagcatcccatatggtccgctgagaaccgccaggagtaattcctgagtgcagagccaggagtaacccctgtgcattgtcgggtgtgacccaaaaaagcaaaaaaaaacgtTCTTTGAAGGAAATTTTAGAACAGCGGGTGAGAGCGAGAGTATTCTCAAACATCCCATTCTAGTTGACTGAGAATGTGAGAATAAACAGGTGATAGAGAAAAACAGGTTTAATGGGcatgagaaatagtacagtggataaggcactttctttgcacacagctggcccaggttcaacctccagcaactcgtatggtccccaagcccactaaGAGTAATCTGTGCTCAGAACCacgagaaaaccctgagcaccaccaagtgtgaccccaaaacaaaacaaaaaatccagagATTTAAAGAAAGTTATCTTACTTTTATTTGCCTCCTTCTGTGTATTCTTAATGTATGCAGAAAATTTAGCAAAGAGGTTACAGCCCACAATAAAGGAATCCATGTTCTTGGGACTCAGGTGAGGATACCTGAAAGGAAATATCACAGGGAAATTAATTGTCTGGAATCCTCTTATCTGTTTCTAGACTCAATGCTTCAAACGTTAACTAGGCACCCATACCTGCTCATAGACATCTGTTTGCCAGGAGACATACAGGTCATACATTTCAAATATATCAGTAAGTGGTAGGAAAATATGGTTTCAAATATTGTAtctttttataagcaaatttcattacttcatccctcctaatagctgcatagtattccattgtttagatgtaccaaagtttctttaaccagtcatctgttctaggacacgggttgtttccagattttggctattgtgaacagtgctgcaatgaacatataggtacagatgtcacttctactgtgctttttttgcattctcaggatatactcccagaagtggtattgcagggtcatatggaagctcaatttatagtttttgaaggactgtctatattgttttccagaaaggctggtcGAGTCGGCATTaccactaacagtgaaagagcgtccctttcccccaataaccaagccagcactggttgcttttgttcttttgaatgtgtgccagtctctgtggtgtgagacagtatcttattgttgtttttatttgcatctccctgatatctagcgatgtggagcattttttcatgtgccttttggccatttgtatttcttttttgaggaaacttctgttcatgtcttctccccatttttgatggggttggagatttttttcttgtacaattctactagtgtcgtgtatatcctggatattaatcccttatcagatgggtgttgggtaaatattctttcccattatgtgggctctttatgtttcttttgaagtgcagaagcttcttagtttgatgtagttccatttgtttgtgtttgcttccacttgcattgTCAGTCATGTTTCATCCTCAAAGaggtttttagcttcaatgtcatggagagttctgcctacattttcctctatgtgccttataattcatgtctgatattgaggtctttaatccactttgatctgacttttgtgcctggcattaggcagaggtcagagctctttttttttgcaggtagctatccagtttttccagcaccacttgttgaagaggctttccctgttccacttcacatttcttgctcctttgtcaaagattacgtggccatatatttgagggtctgtgacaggatattcatttctgttccattggtctgcaggtctggttctatcccaataccatgctgttttaattactactgctttgtagtagagtttgaagttggggaagatgatgccacccatcttctttttcccaaggattgctttagctattcgtgggggtttatttttccatataaatttcaggagtgttttgtctctttctttgaaa contains these protein-coding regions:
- the CLIC2 gene encoding chloride intracellular channel protein 2, translating into MAGMRPSIQADPEIELFVKAGIDGESIGNCPFCQRLFMILWLKGVKFNVTTVDMTRKPEELKDLAPGTNPPFLVYNKELKTDFIKIEEFLEQTLAPPRYPHLSPKNMDSFIVGCNLFAKFSAYIKNTQKEANKNFEKSLLREFKRLDDYLNTPLLDEIDPYSPEELRVSRRLFLDGDKLTLADCSLLPKLNIIKVAAKKYRNFEIPAEFSGVWRYLQNAYAREEFTHTCPEDKEIEHTYATVAKQKS